One window from the genome of Bacillus tianshenii encodes:
- a CDS encoding redox-sensing transcriptional repressor Rex, producing MNFEQNKIPQATAKRLPLYYRFIKNLHASGKKRVSSAELSEAVKVDSATIRRDFSYFGALGKKGYGYNVNYLLSFFRKTLDQDEVTGVCLIGVGNLGTAFLHYNFTKNNNTKIEMAFDISQEKIGTEIGGVPVYHLDDLEEKVNEQLSVAILTVPAQAAQTITDRLIEKGIKGILNFTPARIHVPAGIRIHHIDLSVELQSLIYFLKHYPIEGNEG from the coding sequence ATGAATTTCGAGCAAAATAAAATACCGCAAGCTACAGCGAAAAGACTGCCGCTCTATTACCGGTTCATTAAGAACTTACATGCTTCGGGGAAGAAGCGGGTGTCTTCAGCTGAACTGAGCGAAGCGGTAAAAGTCGATTCAGCAACCATTCGAAGAGATTTCTCGTATTTTGGAGCATTAGGAAAAAAGGGGTACGGGTACAATGTCAATTATCTGTTGTCATTCTTTCGCAAGACATTGGACCAAGATGAAGTGACAGGCGTCTGCTTAATTGGAGTAGGAAATTTAGGTACTGCATTTTTACATTATAATTTTACTAAAAATAATAATACAAAAATTGAAATGGCATTTGATATTTCGCAAGAAAAGATTGGTACTGAAATTGGCGGCGTTCCAGTCTATCATCTAGACGACCTGGAAGAAAAAGTGAATGAACAGTTATCGGTGGCAATCTTGACCGTTCCAGCTCAAGCAGCCCAAACGATAACGGACAGGCTCATCGAGAAAGGAATTAAGGGGATTCTTAATTTCACTCCAGCCCGAATCCACGTGCCTGCTGGCATTCGTATTCACCATATTGACCTTTCTGTTGAGCTTCAATCGTTGATTTATTTCTTAAAGCATTACCCGATTGAAGGAAATGAAGGATAA
- a CDS encoding YdiK family protein, with protein MRVTPIRMSVIYGFMGFLFTSLAIQSAQETVWNTWTIILMLIAAYDFFIAVRFLKLQKRLKKKK; from the coding sequence ATGAGAGTGACGCCAATAAGGATGAGTGTCATTTACGGTTTTATGGGTTTTTTGTTTACTTCACTTGCTATTCAAAGTGCCCAGGAAACGGTTTGGAATACGTGGACAATTATCCTTATGCTGATTGCAGCGTATGATTTCTTCATCGCTGTACGTTTTCTAAAACTACAAAAAAGACTCAAAAAAAAGAAGTAA
- the groES gene encoding co-chaperone GroES yields MLKPLGDRIVIELVESEEKTASGIVLPDSAKEKPQEGKVVAVGAGRVADNGERIALEVSEGDRVIYSKYAGTEVKYEGNEYLILRESDVLAVIG; encoded by the coding sequence TTGTTAAAGCCTTTAGGTGACCGTATTGTTATTGAGTTAGTTGAATCTGAAGAGAAGACTGCAAGCGGTATCGTACTTCCGGATTCTGCGAAAGAAAAGCCGCAAGAAGGTAAAGTAGTCGCAGTTGGTGCAGGCCGTGTAGCAGACAATGGTGAGCGTATCGCACTTGAAGTAAGCGAAGGCGACCGTGTCATTTATTCAAAATATGCTGGTACTGAAGTAAAATACGAAGGCAATGAATATCTAATCCTTCGTGAAAGTGATGTATTAGCGGTTATTGGCTAA
- the rimI gene encoding ribosomal protein S18-alanine N-acetyltransferase, whose amino-acid sequence MEKQQVISFRLMKEQDVDDVMKVEEASFPIPWSKDAFYNEVVHNQFAHYLLLEKDEEVIGYCGIWIIIDEAHITNVAILPEERGNKYGEKLMRQAMDFAVALGAATLSLEVRVSNYVAQNLYRKLGFEAGGIRKNYYADNQEDALVMWVKLK is encoded by the coding sequence ATGGAAAAGCAGCAAGTCATTTCTTTTCGACTTATGAAAGAGCAGGATGTTGATGACGTAATGAAAGTGGAAGAAGCATCCTTTCCCATTCCGTGGAGTAAAGATGCCTTCTATAATGAGGTTGTTCATAACCAATTTGCACATTATCTTCTTCTTGAGAAAGATGAAGAGGTGATCGGGTATTGTGGAATATGGATAATAATTGATGAAGCACATATTACAAATGTGGCGATTTTGCCTGAAGAGCGTGGAAACAAATATGGGGAGAAGTTAATGAGACAGGCAATGGACTTTGCGGTCGCATTAGGTGCTGCCACACTTAGCTTAGAAGTCCGTGTCTCAAATTATGTGGCACAAAATCTGTATCGAAAGCTCGGCTTTGAAGCTGGCGGTATACGGAAAAACTATTATGCTGATAATCAAGAGGATGCATTAGTAATGTGGGTGAAACTTAAATGA
- a CDS encoding type II CAAX endopeptidase family protein, which produces MTKQYWYIILTYIIVQFSGPLFGQELFESFGLTRENAFVWWTVSSFGTGLLVVFMLLRAMKQPVFEQRNRSSVTKSALWAVGGIFLAMFAQNIAALIEVYVFNVELGSENTEMLYKITKISPFFIVVTSVLGPIYEEIIFRKILFGELMKKMNFWFAAIISSIIFGAIHVELEHLLIYSSIGFVFAFLYYKTRRIWVPIFAHVTMNTLVILVRFIDPEKLEEWERQMNEAQAFIGGWFL; this is translated from the coding sequence TTGACTAAACAATATTGGTACATCATCTTAACCTATATAATTGTCCAGTTTTCCGGACCGCTCTTCGGTCAAGAATTGTTTGAGTCATTTGGACTCACAAGAGAAAATGCTTTCGTCTGGTGGACAGTTTCCTCATTCGGCACTGGGCTTCTCGTAGTCTTCATGTTACTGCGTGCGATGAAGCAGCCTGTTTTCGAGCAGCGAAACCGCTCATCTGTAACGAAGTCAGCTCTTTGGGCAGTCGGCGGTATCTTCTTAGCCATGTTTGCACAAAATATTGCTGCGCTGATTGAAGTTTATGTGTTTAATGTAGAGCTTGGTTCAGAAAATACAGAAATGCTCTACAAAATTACGAAGATCTCGCCTTTCTTCATTGTCGTTACCTCTGTACTTGGTCCGATTTATGAAGAGATTATCTTCCGGAAGATTTTGTTTGGTGAATTAATGAAGAAAATGAACTTCTGGTTCGCAGCCATTATTAGTTCTATCATATTCGGCGCGATTCATGTCGAGCTTGAACACCTTTTAATCTATTCGTCAATTGGGTTTGTCTTTGCCTTTCTTTATTACAAAACAAGACGAATTTGGGTGCCGATCTTCGCACATGTTACGATGAATACCCTTGTTATTCTGGTCCGATTCATTGATCCAGAGAAGCTTGAAGAATGGGAACGCCAAATGAATGAAGCGCAAGCATTTATTGGAGGATGGTTCCTATGA
- the tsaD gene encoding tRNA (adenosine(37)-N6)-threonylcarbamoyltransferase complex transferase subunit TsaD, giving the protein MNEKDVIVLGIETSCDETAAAIVRNGREILSNVVASQIESHKRFGGVVPEVASRHHVEQLTLVFEEALNKAEMTFEDIDAIAVTEGPGLVGALLTGVNAAKAMAFAHGIPLVPVHHIAGHIYANRFVEEMVFPLLSLVVSGGHTELVYMKEHGHYEVIGETRDDAAGEAYDKVARTLNLPYPGGPEIDRLAQVGEVTIDFPRAWLEKDSYDFSFSGLKSSVINTLHNAKQRNDTLRPEDIAASFQESVVDVLVTKTARAAEEYDVKQVLVAGGVAGNKGLRARLEEVFSQMDVPLIIPPLKLCTDNAAMIAAAGTIEYEKGKRASLALNGVPGLDLERFSG; this is encoded by the coding sequence ATGAATGAAAAAGATGTAATTGTATTAGGGATTGAAACAAGCTGTGATGAAACAGCTGCGGCAATTGTACGCAACGGGCGAGAAATTCTATCGAATGTCGTGGCTTCTCAAATTGAAAGTCATAAACGATTTGGCGGAGTCGTACCTGAAGTCGCATCTCGTCACCATGTAGAACAATTAACGCTGGTTTTCGAAGAGGCGCTTAATAAAGCGGAAATGACATTTGAAGATATTGATGCGATTGCAGTTACAGAGGGGCCTGGACTTGTCGGTGCCTTATTAACAGGCGTGAATGCAGCGAAGGCAATGGCTTTTGCTCACGGTATTCCGCTTGTACCTGTGCATCATATTGCCGGTCATATTTATGCGAATCGCTTTGTTGAAGAAATGGTATTTCCATTGCTTTCACTTGTCGTCTCAGGTGGTCATACAGAGCTTGTCTATATGAAAGAACATGGCCATTATGAAGTGATTGGGGAGACAAGAGATGACGCTGCAGGCGAAGCCTATGATAAAGTCGCGCGTACGTTGAACTTGCCTTATCCAGGTGGTCCTGAGATCGACAGATTAGCTCAAGTTGGAGAGGTAACGATTGACTTTCCGCGTGCTTGGCTTGAAAAGGATTCATATGATTTTAGCTTCAGTGGTTTAAAATCGTCTGTTATTAATACGCTTCATAATGCGAAGCAGCGAAATGACACGTTGCGGCCAGAAGACATTGCAGCCAGCTTTCAAGAGAGCGTAGTTGATGTGTTAGTGACGAAGACTGCACGTGCTGCAGAAGAATACGATGTGAAGCAAGTATTAGTAGCTGGGGGAGTAGCTGGGAATAAAGGGCTGAGAGCCAGATTAGAAGAAGTGTTCTCACAAATGGATGTTCCACTTATTATCCCTCCGTTAAAGCTGTGCACCGATAATGCAGCCATGATCGCTGCTGCTGGCACAATTGAATATGAAAAAGGAAAACGTGCGTCGTTAGCTCTAAATGGCGTGCCTGGTCTCGACTTGGAACGTTTCAGTGGGTAA
- the tsaB gene encoding tRNA (adenosine(37)-N6)-threonylcarbamoyltransferase complex dimerization subunit type 1 TsaB, translated as MKVLAIDTSNDVMGIAVLDGDKVAGEYITNIKKNHSVRLMPSVQRLLEETNIKPKELDKIVVANGPGSYTGVRIGVTVAKTLAWSLNIPLVGVSGLEALAYNGRYFNGKIAPIFDARRGQVFTGLYEWKDGQLTKVMEEKMVILADWVKELKKLEEPILFLGNDVALHRETIVSELEDAAELPQMPQYNPRPSELAYTGLNKEAENIHGFVPNYLRLAEAEANWLKAQKN; from the coding sequence ATGAAAGTGTTAGCAATTGATACGTCAAATGATGTTATGGGTATTGCCGTACTCGATGGTGACAAAGTAGCTGGAGAGTACATTACAAATATTAAAAAAAATCATTCGGTACGCCTCATGCCTTCAGTGCAACGCTTATTAGAAGAAACCAATATAAAGCCGAAAGAGTTGGACAAGATTGTCGTGGCGAATGGGCCTGGCTCTTATACTGGCGTCAGAATCGGTGTGACAGTGGCGAAAACGTTAGCTTGGTCATTGAATATCCCGTTAGTAGGTGTGTCTGGACTTGAAGCGCTTGCTTATAACGGCAGGTACTTCAATGGAAAAATTGCGCCGATCTTTGATGCGAGAAGAGGGCAAGTTTTTACAGGGTTGTATGAGTGGAAAGATGGTCAGTTAACAAAGGTTATGGAAGAGAAGATGGTGATTCTAGCTGATTGGGTGAAGGAACTGAAGAAGTTAGAGGAACCGATTCTTTTTCTAGGAAATGATGTGGCATTGCATCGTGAAACAATTGTGTCGGAATTAGAGGATGCTGCTGAATTACCACAGATGCCGCAATACAACCCTCGACCATCTGAATTGGCGTATACAGGGCTTAATAAGGAAGCTGAAAATATACATGGCTTCGTACCAAACTACTTAAGGCTGGCAGAAGCAGAAGCTAATTGGCTTAAAGCACAGAAGAATTAA
- the groL gene encoding chaperonin GroEL (60 kDa chaperone family; promotes refolding of misfolded polypeptides especially under stressful conditions; forms two stacked rings of heptamers to form a barrel-shaped 14mer; ends can be capped by GroES; misfolded proteins enter the barrel where they are refolded when GroES binds) — protein MAKDIKFSEEARRSMLRGVDALANAVKVTLGPKGRNVVLEKKFGSPLITNDGVTIAKEIELEDKFENMGAKLVAEVASKTNDVAGDGTTTATVLAQAMIREGLKNVTSGANPMGVRKGIEKAVEVATQELKDISKPIEGKDSIAQVASISAADNEVGQLIAEAMERVGNDGVITIEESKGFNTEMEVVEGMQFDRGYASPYMVTDQDKMEAVLEDPYVLITDKKISSIQEVLPVLEQVVQQGKPILIISEDVEGEALATLVVNKLRGTFNAVAVKAPGFGDRRKAMLEDIAVLTGGEVITEDLGLDLKSANITQLGRASKVVVTKENTTIVEGAGEADKIAARVNQIRGQLEETTSEFDREKLQERLAKLAGGVAVIKVGAATETELKERKLRIEDALNSTRAAVEEGIVSGGGTALVNVYNKVASLDAEGDEATGVNIVLRALEEPVRQIAHNAGLEGSIIVERLKGEEIGIGFNAATGDWVNMVDAGIVDPTKVTRSALQNAASVAAMFLTTEAVVADKPDENEGGMPDMGGMGGMGGMGGMM, from the coding sequence ATGGCTAAAGATATTAAGTTCAGTGAAGAAGCTCGCCGTTCGATGCTTCGTGGTGTAGATGCTCTTGCAAACGCAGTAAAAGTAACACTTGGACCTAAAGGTCGTAACGTTGTACTTGAGAAGAAATTCGGTTCTCCTCTAATCACAAACGATGGTGTAACAATTGCGAAGGAAATCGAACTTGAAGATAAATTCGAAAACATGGGTGCGAAGCTTGTTGCAGAAGTAGCAAGCAAAACAAACGACGTAGCTGGTGACGGTACAACAACTGCTACAGTTCTTGCACAAGCAATGATTCGTGAAGGTCTTAAGAACGTAACTTCTGGCGCAAACCCTATGGGCGTACGTAAAGGGATTGAGAAAGCTGTAGAGGTTGCTACTCAAGAGCTTAAAGACATTTCAAAGCCAATCGAAGGCAAAGATTCAATCGCACAGGTTGCTTCTATCTCTGCTGCTGACAATGAAGTTGGCCAATTAATCGCAGAAGCTATGGAGCGCGTTGGTAACGACGGCGTTATCACAATCGAAGAATCAAAAGGCTTCAACACAGAAATGGAAGTTGTTGAAGGTATGCAATTCGATCGTGGTTATGCTTCTCCATACATGGTTACTGACCAAGACAAAATGGAAGCAGTGCTTGAAGATCCATACGTACTTATCACTGATAAGAAAATCTCAAGCATCCAAGAAGTTCTTCCTGTTCTTGAGCAGGTTGTACAACAAGGCAAGCCTATCCTTATCATCTCTGAAGATGTTGAAGGCGAAGCACTTGCTACATTAGTTGTAAACAAACTTCGCGGTACATTCAATGCAGTTGCTGTTAAAGCTCCTGGCTTTGGTGACCGTCGTAAAGCAATGCTTGAAGATATCGCAGTTCTTACAGGCGGCGAAGTAATCACAGAAGACCTTGGCCTTGACCTTAAATCTGCAAATATCACTCAACTTGGTCGCGCTTCTAAAGTTGTTGTTACAAAAGAAAACACAACAATCGTTGAAGGCGCTGGCGAAGCTGACAAAATCGCAGCTCGCGTTAACCAAATCCGCGGTCAGCTTGAAGAAACAACTTCTGAATTCGACCGTGAAAAATTACAAGAGCGTCTTGCAAAGCTTGCAGGCGGCGTAGCAGTTATCAAAGTTGGTGCTGCAACTGAAACAGAATTGAAAGAGCGCAAACTTCGTATCGAAGACGCATTGAACTCAACTCGTGCGGCAGTAGAAGAAGGTATCGTATCCGGTGGTGGTACGGCGCTAGTTAACGTATACAACAAAGTTGCTTCACTTGATGCTGAAGGTGACGAAGCCACAGGTGTGAACATCGTTCTTCGCGCACTTGAAGAGCCAGTTCGCCAAATCGCACACAATGCAGGCCTTGAAGGCTCAATCATCGTTGAGCGCCTAAAAGGCGAAGAAATCGGCATCGGCTTCAACGCTGCAACTGGCGATTGGGTAAACATGGTTGACGCTGGTATCGTTGACCCAACAAAAGTAACTCGTTCAGCTCTTCAAAACGCTGCATCTGTAGCAGCTATGTTCCTAACAACTGAAGCAGTTGTCGCTGACAAGCCTGACGAAAACGAAGGCGGAATGCCTGACATGGGCGGAATGGGCGGCATGGGTGGAATGGGCGGAATGATGTAG
- a CDS encoding ABC-F family ATP-binding cassette domain-containing protein, which produces MILLQVNDLSKSFGADPILSNIKLEVQSNDRIALVGKNGAGKSTLLKVIAGQLSHESGEIIKPKDLSVGYLEQHTGLESELSIWDEMMTVFQPLKKMESRLRELEVKMSDPDAFKNEADYEKVLGEYDALQLSFKDKGGYQYEADTRSVLHGLNFGNFDYSTPISTLSGGQKTRLALGKLLLTKPDLLILDEPTNHLDIETLTWLEQYLQGYPGALLIVSHDRYFLDKLVTQVYEISRTKSTKYHGNYSKYLEEKASRLEREWKQYEKQQEEIAKTEAFIQKNIARASTTKRAQSRRKQLQRMDRMGRPQGDEKSASFSFDIERISGNDVIKAKDLAIGYPNSEALSEQITFLLTRGESAALIGPNGVGKSTLLKTINHMLEAKAGDVQYGSHVKISYYDQEQANLTSNKRVLDELWDDYPQKNEKEIRTVLGNFLFSGDDVLKNVQELSGGEKARLSLAKLMMEKANFLILDEPTNHLDLDSKEVLENALIDYPGTLLFVSHDRYFINRIATRVLELSGEGMTEYLGDYDYYQEKKQEKYELEQLERAEAQKENAHLSTTNAQQDKNQYEQDKQEKRKKRQTERRIAEIEEEIEALETKLQQNEDELCKPEVYEDYEKSQELNTENESIQQKLETLMEEWESLQEDV; this is translated from the coding sequence ATGATTTTATTACAAGTAAATGACTTATCGAAATCATTTGGTGCTGATCCTATTTTATCGAATATTAAACTGGAAGTACAATCAAATGATCGCATTGCCCTCGTCGGAAAAAACGGGGCAGGAAAGTCTACATTATTGAAAGTAATTGCCGGACAGCTATCCCACGAAAGCGGCGAAATTATCAAACCGAAGGACTTGTCTGTTGGTTATTTGGAACAGCACACAGGACTAGAGTCTGAGCTGTCGATTTGGGATGAAATGATGACAGTTTTCCAACCGCTTAAGAAAATGGAAAGCCGCCTTCGTGAATTAGAAGTGAAAATGTCTGATCCAGATGCTTTCAAGAACGAAGCAGACTATGAAAAAGTCCTAGGAGAATATGATGCCTTACAGCTTTCCTTCAAAGACAAAGGCGGTTACCAATACGAAGCCGATACACGCAGTGTGCTGCATGGCTTAAACTTTGGTAATTTTGATTACAGTACACCTATTTCCACCCTAAGCGGTGGTCAGAAAACACGCCTTGCACTCGGAAAGCTGCTGCTTACAAAGCCAGATCTGCTCATACTCGATGAGCCGACAAACCATCTCGACATTGAAACGTTGACATGGTTAGAGCAATACTTACAAGGCTACCCTGGAGCATTGCTGATTGTATCGCATGACCGATACTTCTTAGATAAGCTTGTCACTCAAGTATATGAAATTTCCCGCACAAAAAGTACAAAGTACCACGGTAACTACAGTAAATACCTAGAGGAAAAAGCAAGTCGTCTTGAGCGTGAGTGGAAGCAATACGAGAAACAACAAGAAGAAATTGCAAAAACAGAAGCATTTATTCAAAAAAATATTGCCCGTGCTTCCACAACAAAGCGCGCGCAAAGTCGCCGAAAGCAGCTCCAGCGTATGGATCGCATGGGCCGGCCACAAGGCGATGAAAAATCTGCATCCTTCTCATTTGATATTGAGCGGATTAGTGGAAATGACGTCATTAAAGCGAAAGATTTAGCAATCGGATACCCTAATTCCGAAGCACTATCTGAACAAATTACCTTCTTACTCACACGTGGAGAAAGTGCGGCACTTATCGGACCGAACGGAGTCGGTAAGTCAACATTATTGAAGACGATTAATCATATGCTTGAGGCAAAAGCAGGAGACGTGCAGTACGGCTCACATGTAAAGATTAGCTATTATGATCAAGAACAAGCGAATCTTACATCAAACAAACGTGTTCTCGATGAACTGTGGGATGATTATCCACAGAAGAATGAGAAAGAAATTCGCACCGTGCTTGGAAATTTCCTATTCAGCGGTGATGATGTACTGAAGAACGTTCAAGAATTAAGCGGCGGCGAGAAAGCCCGGCTCTCACTCGCTAAATTAATGATGGAAAAGGCAAACTTTCTCATTCTGGATGAGCCGACAAACCATCTTGATTTAGATAGTAAAGAAGTGCTCGAAAACGCATTAATTGATTATCCAGGCACATTGCTGTTCGTTTCCCATGACCGTTATTTTATTAATCGAATCGCCACCCGGGTCCTAGAGCTTTCCGGAGAAGGTATGACAGAATATCTCGGTGATTATGATTACTACCAAGAGAAGAAACAGGAAAAATACGAGCTTGAACAGCTGGAACGAGCAGAAGCACAGAAAGAAAACGCTCATTTATCCACAACCAACGCACAACAGGATAAAAATCAATATGAACAAGACAAACAAGAAAAACGTAAGAAACGACAAACAGAACGACGCATTGCAGAAATTGAGGAAGAAATCGAAGCTTTAGAAACGAAGCTCCAGCAAAATGAAGATGAACTTTGTAAGCCAGAGGTATATGAGGACTATGAGAAATCACAAGAATTAAATACAGAAAATGAGTCCATTCAACAAAAATTAGAAACTTTAATGGAAGAATGGGAAAGTTTGCAGGAAGATGTGTAA